A window of Maioricimonas rarisocia genomic DNA:
AATAAGCGGCTCTTTCCGCGAGGGCAGGGGATTCGCGCGATCGAGACTGGTTCTCTCGACGCGGAAGCGTACGATGGCAAAAGAGGCCCGCCGTGATGACAGGGGCGTCGTCCCGACGCTTCTCTGCCGATGAAGGACTGAAGCGACGAGCGACAGGACAGCGGGACGGAACTCCGAATCAGCAAGGTGCAACGAATGAGCGACGATCGTCAGGAACAGATCATTAACGAACTGAAGGTCGCCTACTGGATGGAGATCGAGACGGTCATGAGCTATCTGGCCAACTCGACCAACCTGGATGGCGTCCGAGCCGAAGAAATCAAGAAAGCTCTCGCCGCTGACGTCCAGGAAGAATTGGGCCACGCCCAGGTCCTCGCACGCCGCATCAAGACGATCGGCGGGAAAGTGCCCGGCAGTAAGGAATTCGCGGCGACGCAATCCTCGCTGCAGCCGCCCGAAGACAACACCGACGTCATCTCGGTCATCAAGGGAGTCATCGCCGCCGAAGACTCGGCCATCGCCCAGTACAAGAAGCTCATCGAGCTGTGCGACGGCGTCGACTACGTCACGCAGGACCTGTGCATCACGTCGCTGGCCGACGAAGAAGAGCACCGCCGCAACTTCCTCGGCTTCCTGACCGAGTACGAGAAGAACCGGTAGGTCGCCCACATCCTGCGCATCCACAGATGCCCCGTTCAGAACAGCGTCTTCTGGACGGGGCGTTCCTTGCGCTCCCGCTTCCCCGGCCAGTCCGGCATCGTTGCCAGCTCCGGCACGTGCTGCCGCAGTAACTGGTGGAACCGCCGCCCCAGCTCGGGCGCAAACGTGTCGTCCGGTGCATGTGTGAAGACGTACGGCGTCAGCCCCTGAGCGATCCAGCCGGCCACCACCTCGGCCCACTCTTCCCACCAGGGGAGCACCTCGTCCGGATTGTTGCGGCCGACAATGCGCACCAGCGGTGACTGTCCCGTCAACTCGGTGCGAAACGGAGATTTCGGCTTGCGGGTCTGGGAGATCCGTTCGTGCTCGTCGCCAGGCGGCTTCGAGTAGAGCGCCCGGCTGTCGAGATAGCAGCGATCGATGCCGCTCTCGGCCAGCAGATCATTCAGCCGATTCTCCCACTCACCCCGGTCGAACCAGTCCAGGTGCCGGACCTCGACGGCGAACTCGAACTCCTTCGGCAACGCCATGACAAACCGTTCGAGAGCGGGCCATTCGCGAGCAGAGAAGTCGGGCGGCAACTGCAGAAACGCCGGCCCCGACCGGTCCGCCTGCCGCAGGATGTCGAGCAGCGACAGAAACGCCCGCATCTCGCCGACGACGTTCTGCAGCCGCTTCTCATGGCTGACGTTGCGAGGCAGCTTCAGTGCGAAGCGAAAACCGTTCGGTGTCGAGTCGGCCCACCGCTGCACGGTCGCCCGGTCGGGCAGGGCGTAGAACGTGCTGTTGACTTCGACCGTCGAAAAGACGGTGGCGTACTGCTCGAGCCATTCGCGGCGGGTCGCCTTCGCCGTGAAGAGTCCACCCCGCCAGTGCTCGCAGGCCCAGACCGGGCATCCCAGGTAATAAGGATTGCGGTGCGGGTTTCGATGTACGCCTGCCATGTCCGCGATCACTCTGCCTTGAACTTGAGTCAAATCCACCGTGGTGACGCCCGATTGTAGACCGTCGCATCACCGTTGTCGGGTCGGGGAAACTGCGGAAGCTGTTCGGCCGTCCTCGCCCATACCAGATTTCAGCCACGCTTCAGGAACGGATCAGTCGCTGCTTGTCCCACCCGTCACTACGGCGTGTCCTGCCCGGCATAACTGGCACGACTGGCTGCCGATCGCAGTGGCTCTCGGTGCTCGCCGGAGCGGAAGCGCCCCATAAACACAAAACACACAACGAATTAGACCGAACCGGGGCAGGTCCTGCCGGTTGGCAGCGGATGCTCAAGTCTCTGCGGACGTTCGGACGATCTTCACACTGGCGACGGATGGATGTCGTCGCCGCTGAAGAATGATGAAGGTCCGCCCGCCGGAGCAGTTCGTTCCGGTGCGGCAAGCTGTACCAGGGAAGGACATCGATGCCCGATTCGGCTCAGACGGACAGGTACCACATCGGCTTCCTGCGGGTGGTCGAAGTCTCCGGCGCGGGATTCGTCGGCGGACTGCTCGTCTCCAACCGTTTCGGCAAACCGCTCGAGTTTCAATGCACCACGCCGGTGAAGGCGAATCGCGTGCAGGAACTGCTCTACGGCCCGACGCTGCGGCCGTTTCTCTTCGCCGAGCTGATCGGCAAGACCCTCTTCGAGCGACTCGCCGTCAAACCGGATCTGATTCTCGTCTCGCAGCCGGAGCTGATCGACCTGCGGCGACACGTGAAGGCGATTGTCGCCTGCACGCTGGACGAAGAGACCGGGCACGCCCTGCCGGACGAGCAGCAGGTTCAGCTCGGCCAGCGGACGGTTCGCATCCATCCGGAATACCTCGACGACGTCGCCCGACTGCAGAAGGCGATGGCCGACGTCCCGGCCGACGCCGACCTGAGTGAGCCGCTCGACCGTGTCCGGGATGCCCTGCAGGAGACGCTTCGTTCCGTCACTGCGGCCTGACCGAAATCTGCTGCGTTGCCTCGAGCGGATGGGGCAACATCGCTTCCCAACGGCTCAGCCCGCTGCAAGAGGTCTCAGTATGGCGAACGAATCTTCCGGGAACGCATCTCCACCCACAGATCACCCGCCCGAGAGTCTGATCTGCACGGAACCCCACCGCCTGATCGGTGATGTCGAATACCGTTCGCTTCCGGTCGACGTCGCACAGCCGGACATCCACATCACGGGCATGAACGGCGCACTCAAACGGGCTCCCAAAGTGGAAGCCCGGCCGGTCCCGCTGCTCAATGCTCCCGGCTTCGTGCCGAGCTGGAAACCTTTCTGGCCCAAAGTGAAAACGGTCGGCCTGACCTTTCCGGAGGGGATCGAATTCCTGCCGCCGAAGAAGGAGCCTTCGGAAGAGGAAGGACTCCGCAAGATCGCCCCGCCAAAGAAGGCCGCGGGAAACAGCGAACCGAAAAAGAAGAAGCCGACGCGCGTCAAACCGCCCTCCGATGCGTTGTCGCTGCAGGACCGACTGTTCTACGTGCTGCAGCCGCCGCTTGAAACGTGGCTGAAGGGGCAGGAACTGATCATGCCCTTCGAGCCGTTCCCCTATCAGTACGAAGGGATCGCGTGGCTGTTCGCGCAGAAGTCCGCGTTGCTGGCCGACGAGATGGGGCTCGGCAAGACGATGCAGACGATCACGGCGGTCCGGCTGCTGCTCCGCAGCGGTCAGGTACGCCGCGTGCTGATGGTCTGCCCCAAGCCGCTCATTCCGAACTGGCAGCGCGAATTCAAACTGTGGGCCGAAGAGATTCCCGTCACGACGATCGACGGTGACGGTCCCCGACGGCGGATGATCTGGCAGATGCCCGGCTCGCTCGTCCTGCTGGCCAATTACGAACTGGTCGTCCGCGACTTTCAGGAAATGCTGCAGGAACAGCAGCCGGAGGGGCCGGACGGCACCCGCGGACTCGGATTGGTGAAGGACGGTCTCGGCCGACCGTTGCGTGCCAAGGGGACCAGTGGCTTCGAACCGGAGCTGCCGAAGTTTGACCTGGTCGTCCTCGACGAAGCCCAGCGGATCAAGAACCGCGATTCCCTCACCTCGACCATCGCGCGGGCCATTCCCCGCAAGCGAAGCCTGTGCCTGACCGGGACGCCGATCGAGAACCGTCCCGAAGAGATGGTCTCTCTGTTTGAATTCATGGGAACCGTCCCTCCCGGCGCCACCCCCGACATCCGCCAGCTCAGCCGCCTCAGCGAAGACTGCATTCTGCGGCGGACCAAGGACCTGGTGATGAAGGACATGCCGCCGCGGCTCGACCGGGACGAGATCATCGAACTCGCTCCCGCCCAGAAGCTCGCCTACGAGCAGGCGGAGAAGGACGGCGTCGTGCAGCTCAACGACATGGGCGAGTCGATCACCATCCAGCATGTCTTCGAGCTCGTGCTGCGGCTCAAGCAGATCGCCAACTACGATCCGCTCACCGGTGAATCGGCCAAGCTCGACCGGCTCGTTGCCGACATGGAGGAAATCTCCGCCTCCGGCGGCAAGGCAATCCTGTTCAGCCAGTGGACGAAATCGCTCGACTGGATGGCCCCCAAACTGGCCCCGTTCAATCCGCTGATCTACCACGGCGGCATCCCGACGAAGAAGCGGGAACCGATCCTCACCCGGTTCAAGGAGGACCCGGACGCTCACATTCTGCTGATGAGCTACGGCACCGGGGCCGTCGGCCTGAATCTGCAGTTCGCCGGCTACGTCTTTCTGTACGATCGCTGGTGGAACCCGGCTGTCGAAGACCAGGCGATCAATCGGGCGCACCGCATCGGCTGCAAGAGCCAGGTGATTGTCAGCAAGTTCATCTGCAAGGACACGATCGAAGAGCGGATCGATCTGGTCCTCAAGCAGAAGCGGGAACTGTTCCAGCGTGTCCTCGGCGAAGGGGACAACGAGAACGCTTCGCTGAGTCTCTCGGCCGGCGAAATCTTCGGACTGTTCGACCTGAAGGCGCGTGACAGCGACGGCGGCGCGACGCCGATCGGCCCGAAGAAGGCGGATGCGGCGTAGGAGCGGTGAGTCTTGAGACGCGAGGCTCGCGAGACAAGCCCACCGGCTGCGACCGGTGCGCCGTTCAATGGAGAGCAGATCGGCTGGTCTCCGGTCATCCACCACGTTCGGCCGGT
This region includes:
- a CDS encoding DUF72 domain-containing protein, yielding MAGVHRNPHRNPYYLGCPVWACEHWRGGLFTAKATRREWLEQYATVFSTVEVNSTFYALPDRATVQRWADSTPNGFRFALKLPRNVSHEKRLQNVVGEMRAFLSLLDILRQADRSGPAFLQLPPDFSAREWPALERFVMALPKEFEFAVEVRHLDWFDRGEWENRLNDLLAESGIDRCYLDSRALYSKPPGDEHERISQTRKPKSPFRTELTGQSPLVRIVGRNNPDEVLPWWEEWAEVVAGWIAQGLTPYVFTHAPDDTFAPELGRRFHQLLRQHVPELATMPDWPGKRERKERPVQKTLF
- a CDS encoding ferritin-like domain-containing protein produces the protein MSDDRQEQIINELKVAYWMEIETVMSYLANSTNLDGVRAEEIKKALAADVQEELGHAQVLARRIKTIGGKVPGSKEFAATQSSLQPPEDNTDVISVIKGVIAAEDSAIAQYKKLIELCDGVDYVTQDLCITSLADEEEHRRNFLGFLTEYEKNR
- a CDS encoding DEAD/DEAH box helicase, yielding MANESSGNASPPTDHPPESLICTEPHRLIGDVEYRSLPVDVAQPDIHITGMNGALKRAPKVEARPVPLLNAPGFVPSWKPFWPKVKTVGLTFPEGIEFLPPKKEPSEEEGLRKIAPPKKAAGNSEPKKKKPTRVKPPSDALSLQDRLFYVLQPPLETWLKGQELIMPFEPFPYQYEGIAWLFAQKSALLADEMGLGKTMQTITAVRLLLRSGQVRRVLMVCPKPLIPNWQREFKLWAEEIPVTTIDGDGPRRRMIWQMPGSLVLLANYELVVRDFQEMLQEQQPEGPDGTRGLGLVKDGLGRPLRAKGTSGFEPELPKFDLVVLDEAQRIKNRDSLTSTIARAIPRKRSLCLTGTPIENRPEEMVSLFEFMGTVPPGATPDIRQLSRLSEDCILRRTKDLVMKDMPPRLDRDEIIELAPAQKLAYEQAEKDGVVQLNDMGESITIQHVFELVLRLKQIANYDPLTGESAKLDRLVADMEEISASGGKAILFSQWTKSLDWMAPKLAPFNPLIYHGGIPTKKREPILTRFKEDPDAHILLMSYGTGAVGLNLQFAGYVFLYDRWWNPAVEDQAINRAHRIGCKSQVIVSKFICKDTIEERIDLVLKQKRELFQRVLGEGDNENASLSLSAGEIFGLFDLKARDSDGGATPIGPKKADAA